TACCGACCCGGGGAGGGTTCCCCCGATGACCACGCCCCCTTGACCCCCACCTTCCTGCGCCTGGCACTGGCCGAGGTGGCCCCGGGGACGCGGGTCGTAGATCTGGGCTGCGGGGCGGGGCGGGTGGCCCTCGCGCTGGCCCGCGCGGGGGGGCTCCTGGTGGGCCTCGACAGCGCCGCGCGCGCCGTGGCCGCCGCGCGCGCGGCCGCGGCCCGCGACGGGCTCAGCCGGGCCCGATTCCTCCACGCGGACGTCGAGACCGCAGACCTGCCGGGGGTGACCGGCTGGGCGGCAGCCGACCTCGCCGTGGCCCACTTCTGCTACAGCGGCCGCCTCCTCGCGCACGCCGCCGGCTTCCTCCGGCCGGGAGGCGCCATCGTCTGCGCCGCGATCCATCCGGATCAGTGGCGGGAGACGGGGCGCCCCTCCCGCTTTGCCGTCGCGGAGGCCGAGGTGGAGGCGCACGCCGCCGCGGCCGCCCTCCTGCCCGAGGCCGCCTCCCGCGAGACCGAGCGCCTCCGCTTTTCGGGCTGGGAGGAGGCGCGGGCCTACCTCGGCGGCGCCGCCCTGTGGGACCGGTGGGCAGCGGACGGACGGGGGGAAGCGCTCCGGGCCGCCTTCGCGGCCGGACGCCGCACCCTCACCGTCCGCAGCA
The Candidatus Methylomirabilis sp. DNA segment above includes these coding regions:
- a CDS encoding class I SAM-dependent methyltransferase; the protein is MAWTWQSGLLLRTYRPGEGSPDDHAPLTPTFLRLALAEVAPGTRVVDLGCGAGRVALALARAGGLLVGLDSAARAVAAARAAAARDGLSRARFLHADVETADLPGVTGWAAADLAVAHFCYSGRLLAHAAGFLRPGGAIVCAAIHPDQWRETGRPSRFAVAEAEVEAHAAAAALLPEAASRETERLRFSGWEEARAYLGGAALWDRWAADGRGEALRAAFAAGRRTLTVRSTLLFTLRRA